The following coding sequences are from one Deltaproteobacteria bacterium window:
- a CDS encoding carboxymuconolactone decarboxylase family protein, with protein sequence MSETKAKDIESIYETYREYYGEVPDWVRVFGERAPEALHHYHGLRKIGVEDGVLPRKVKELVLIGINLVRRYPPGVRLNVKGALDAGCTPDEIVEVMVTAMVSGAACSLIEGPRALLDELNQRKG encoded by the coding sequence ATGTCTGAAACAAAGGCCAAGGACATAGAGTCGATCTACGAGACGTACCGCGAGTACTACGGCGAAGTGCCGGACTGGGTGAGGGTCTTCGGAGAGCGGGCTCCGGAGGCGCTGCATCACTACCACGGCCTGCGTAAGATCGGTGTGGAAGACGGGGTGCTTCCCCGCAAAGTCAAAGAACTCGTGCTCATCGGCATCAACCTGGTGCGGCGCTATCCCCCCGGCGTGCGCCTCAATGTAAAGGGCGCCCTGGACGCGGGCTGCACCCCGGATGAAATCGTCGAGGTGATGGTCACGGCCATGGTCTCCGGGGCCGCCTGCTCGCTCATCGAAGGCCCCCGGGCCCTGTTGGACGAGTTGAATCAAAGAAAGGGATAG
- a CDS encoding N-acyl homoserine lactonase family protein, whose protein sequence is MPDYSLVPIHLGRLHLDLGIMTYRMNYGVKKWLPIISWFIKGPDLNILVDSGISAAESAWYTETPIEDLCTFEQGLEKVGLRPDQIDLVIQTHLHFDHAGNTHRCTRAKTVVQRSELKFALAPHPMQGYLYNPEILRDLRFELVDGDTEILPGIEVIHLPSHTPGTQAVSVQTSRGKAVISGMCCIKDNFNPSPPKTGPQNRHFWRVIPPGNFMDLDQAYFNTLRLKNLADILIPQHDPSLFDVTEIPG, encoded by the coding sequence ATGCCCGACTACTCCCTGGTCCCGATCCACCTGGGCAGGCTCCACCTGGATTTGGGGATCATGACCTACCGCATGAACTACGGGGTTAAGAAATGGCTGCCCATCATCAGTTGGTTTATCAAGGGCCCTGACCTCAACATTCTTGTGGACAGCGGCATCTCGGCCGCGGAAAGCGCGTGGTATACCGAGACCCCGATAGAAGACCTGTGCACCTTCGAACAGGGCCTCGAGAAAGTGGGGCTCCGGCCCGATCAAATCGACCTGGTCATCCAGACACACCTGCACTTCGACCATGCGGGCAACACGCACCGCTGCACTCGGGCAAAAACGGTGGTGCAGAGGTCCGAGCTTAAGTTTGCACTGGCCCCCCACCCTATGCAGGGCTATCTGTACAATCCCGAGATCCTGCGTGACCTGCGATTTGAACTGGTGGACGGCGACACCGAAATCCTCCCCGGTATCGAGGTGATCCATCTGCCGAGCCACACGCCCGGAACCCAGGCGGTGAGCGTGCAGACTTCCCGGGGCAAAGCGGTCATCAGCGGCATGTGCTGTATCAAGGATAATTTTAATCCCTCCCCGCCGAAGACGGGACCCCAAAACCGTCATTTCTGGAGGGTCATTCCGCCGGGCAATTTCATGGACTTGGACCAGGCCTACTTCAACACGCTCCGGCTCAAGAACCTGGCCGACATCCTGATTCCTCAACACGACCCTTCCCTGTTTGACGTGACGGAGATACCGGGCTGA